From the candidate division WOR-3 bacterium genome, the window CAGGTGATACTAGTAATCTGAAATATTTTGGCTTTTTATCTAAAAGGGGAGAAAGAGTATTTTTGGGTGAAGGTTATGACCTCATTGGTGGTATCAATTTTCCCCAATTGGGGATCCAACACATCTTTATTGAAATTATTCCCAGTCAGAATCTCTTCTATCCCAATTCCCCTTATTCCTACACTATCCTTTGTCTCCCTCTAAGAATTACCCAATAGGGTAGAAACCCTCTCGGCTATTCTTTTTGCCCCATCAATCGGAAACTTACCAAATCCCTTCTCTGCCATTTCTTGCAATTTACCTCCTTCCCTTAATTTCAGAATTGTCTCTCCAAAATTCTCCGGTGCCAACGGAAGAGTTACCCCTTGGGAATAGGCAAATTGGTAGTTGAGAGGAGCATAGGAGCCGATATGGGGCAAAAGAGAAAAAAGAGGAAGCCCCAAACCACAACACCAATTGGTCCTTTCGTGAGCAGGAGCGACAAAACAATCTAACTCCGGTAAAATTTCCGCAAACTTTTTATTCTCCTCCTCCCGGTGCCAAGAGAAGATAATCTTTGCCTTAGGAAACCTCTTCTCCCAATACCTCGCTAAACGCCGATTATTCTCGGAAAATAGAAATACCTGGATATCAAATTTTTCAATTTCGGCTACTGCCTGATTAATCTTTTTTATATGAACTCTTGGGTAAGCACCCGAAGAGAAGAAGGCAACAGTCAACCTCTCCCCTCTTTCCAATCTCTTTATCCTCTTTTGGAAACTTTGTTCTGCAATCGGCACCAATTCCGGTTCCATCACCAACCCACTCACCAACAACCTCTCTTCGGGAATTCCTGCTTTTAAGAATTGCTCTTTGGTAAAAGGAAGGGGGACAAAGATCTGGTCAGCGGAAACGAGACTTTCTTCCGGCGCGGCAATCTCACCGTGGAGATAAAAGATTTTACATCTCCCCTGCAAGATTTGAACCAGGATGGGATGAGAAATCATAACTACTTCCGCACCTTTCAATTCCCGCTCTAAATCTTTTCTAAAAAGAGAGAGCAAAAATTTTGGTGCTTTTCCTTTCCGGCGCCACCGATTATAAATCTTGGTGCAAATCCCCCCTCTCCCACCAAAAAGGTATAGCCTTTTCATAATCTTCCACTCTTTCTTTAAGAGCAAAGTCTTCCTCGGGTAGACCTTCAAAAAACTATCTAAATAATTGGGATGCCCCCGCCCAATTTCTAAATTGATACATAATAACATTATAACCTAATTAGGAACTCTTTATTAATCTCCCAATCAGTAAAATTGCTAAGGCAATCCCCGCGATGATTAAGCCCCAAAGTCCCAAAAGGGATAGACTCGTCACCAAAATACAAGCTAAAAATACCCCGAGGCTGATAGCGAGAAGACTCAACTTAAAATCCATTCCCAAAAGGAAAGCGGCAACCGAGCCAGTCCAAGCCCCGGTTCCGGGTAAAGGGATGGCGACAAAAATTAATAGTCCCCAGAATTTATACTCCTCAATCACTTTACTTTTTTTCCGGGTTCGGGTAAAGAGCCAATTAAAAAACTTAGCGAAGAGCGGAATTTTGCTTAAAACCTGGGCGATTTTAGCCAAAAGGAGAAGGAGGAAAGGGACCGGTAAAAGATTTCCTAAGAGGGCAAGGATTACTGTTTTATACCATACCAAATGATAAAAATTTATACCCACCGGCACTGCCCCCCGCAACTCAACAATTGGTAAAAGGGCAATAAGAAAAACTGTCAACTCTGGAGAAAGACCGATACCTTCTAACTTCTCAATTATTGCCTCGCGCATCAACCATAATATCGAAATCACTTTAAATTGTCAAATCTAAACTTTAAATCAAAAAACTAAATGGCTCGCTACCCAGCCCCCTCCTCCTAAAATTAGACTAAAAATTGGGCAAAAAACAAGACCTTTTCTTAAACAATTTCTTAGAGAATAAATTGGAGGAAAAATTAGAACCTTTCCCCGAAAAGAAATTAAACCTTTAACTGCAGAAAAAACTACTCTGGAAAGTAGAGAGGGGAATCAGGTAAAAGAGAAGAAAAGGAAGTGGTAAAGGAGACGGTGATAGGGTTCACCCTAAATTCACCATAAGTTAATTAAGTTATTTAAAATAAAAAACTCCTTAAGAAAAACCTCTCTCTTAATAGACAACTTTTATGTCGCTTTTTTATTCTATTTACAGAGGTTATGACCGGTAAAGAGGGATTAGTATCTTTTTTAAAACCGGCCGATTGACATTTACCCAATTTTTCTTATTTTATTTAATGGAGAAGTTATGAAAAAATTTGCTTTAATTAGTCTCTATGATAAAGAAGGGATTGTAAACCTAGCTGAAATTTTAGTAAGCCAAGGTTATGAAATTTTATCAACTTCCCAGACCGCTAATTTTTTGAAAAAGGAAGGGTTAAAGGTGGTGGAAGTATCAGAATTTACCAATTTCCCCGAGATTTTGAAAGGAAGGGTAAAGACCCTCCACCCCAAAATCTTCGGCGGCATCCTTTCCTACCGAGAAGAAGCGATTGAGCCGATTGATTTTGTCATTTGTAACCTCTACCCATTTGAGGAAATGATGAAGAAAGATCTCACTCTGGATGAGATGATTGAGTATATTGATATCGGCGGTGTCTCCCTCTTGCGCGCCGGGGCGAAGAATTATAAATTTGTGGTCACAATTCCCAAAAAAGAATTTTATCCAGTCGTGATTAAAGAACTAAGAGCAAGAGGTGAGGTCTCCGAGGAGACGAAAAAATTATTAGCGCTTGCCACCTTTGAGATTGTCACTCATTACGATGCGGTGATTAGTGAGTATTTAAGAGAAAAATTCTCAATCGTGGACTTCCCCCATTACTTTACCAAATCCTTTCTTAAAACTTTACCCCTCCGTTACGGAGAAAATCCCCACCAGAGGGGAATTTTTTACCTCTCTCCTTTCTCCCAAATGAGAATTGAACAACTGGGGGGAAAGGAATTATCCTATAACAATCTTTTAGACATTGACTCCACCCTTTCTCTATTAGAAGATTTTTCCGAGGCGACCGCCTGCATTATGAAGCACAATACCCCCTGTGGTGTCGGCTGCGCCGATGATATTGCCGAGGCATTCTCTAAGGCATTAGAAAGTGATAGAAAGTCGGCATTTGGTGGAGTGATCGGCGTTAACCGGGAAGTATCGGAAAAGTTGGCAGAAGAAATTCGTCCCTTATTTTTTGAGGTAGTCGTTGCCCCCAACTTCTCAGAAGAAGCCCTAAAAATTTTGAAAAAAAAGAAGGATTTACGGCTCATCCAATTTTCTGGTTTTCTTCCGGATTTGACCATTCGTTCCTGCCTCGGAGGTATCCTTCTCACTGACCGTGATAAAATAAAAGATGAAAAAAAAGAATGGCAGATCGTGAGTAAGAGAAGACCTTCGGAAAAAGAGATGAGCGATTTGGCATTTGCCTGGAAGGTTTGCAAATTTGTCCGTTCCAATGCCATCGTGATTGCGAAGGATGAAATGACCGTCGGTATTGGTGCGGGACAAATGTCTCGGGTTGATTCGGTTGAAATCGCCATTAAAAAAGCAGAAGGTAGAGAAAAAGGAGCAGTCTTAGCATCGGATGGCTTCTTTCCGTTTCGGGATTCTATCGACTTAGCCGGGCG encodes:
- a CDS encoding small multi-drug export protein, producing the protein MREAIIEKLEGIGLSPELTVFLIALLPIVELRGAVPVGINFYHLVWYKTVILALLGNLLPVPFLLLLLAKIAQVLSKIPLFAKFFNWLFTRTRKKSKVIEEYKFWGLLIFVAIPLPGTGAWTGSVAAFLLGMDFKLSLLAISLGVFLACILVTSLSLLGLWGLIIAGIALAILLIGRLIKSS
- the purH gene encoding bifunctional phosphoribosylaminoimidazolecarboxamide formyltransferase/IMP cyclohydrolase, translated to MKKFALISLYDKEGIVNLAEILVSQGYEILSTSQTANFLKKEGLKVVEVSEFTNFPEILKGRVKTLHPKIFGGILSYREEAIEPIDFVICNLYPFEEMMKKDLTLDEMIEYIDIGGVSLLRAGAKNYKFVVTIPKKEFYPVVIKELRARGEVSEETKKLLALATFEIVTHYDAVISEYLREKFSIVDFPHYFTKSFLKTLPLRYGENPHQRGIFYLSPFSQMRIEQLGGKELSYNNLLDIDSTLSLLEDFSEATACIMKHNTPCGVGCADDIAEAFSKALESDRKSAFGGVIGVNREVSEKLAEEIRPLFFEVVVAPNFSEEALKILKKKKDLRLIQFSGFLPDLTIRSCLGGILLTDRDKIKDEKKEWQIVSKRRPSEKEMSDLAFAWKVCKFVRSNAIVIAKDEMTVGIGAGQMSRVDSVEIAIKKAEGREKGAVLASDGFFPFRDSIDLAGRAGITAIVEPGGSIRDEEVIKAADENGIALLFTGIRHFRH